The Gordonia sp. KTR9 genome contains a region encoding:
- a CDS encoding penicillin acylase family protein, with amino-acid sequence MTATHTSGHPDVEILRDGHGIPHVRATTPAGALYGQGRACGEDRRWQIEFMRLRAEGRTAEVFGASCIEWDTFARRAQLDAAAKRIFEASSTRTRDLVAAYAAGVNCTLDDPEKSAAAPELEALAHRPQPWRPWTPISVFIMHHVLFGRFTTKLFRLHACRTLGLDALRFWDFETRETDPTMPAMPDEAFLDEILAITRPASPEEPSPAVDLGDPMSGSNAWGVSAERSSTGAPIVAGDPHRFLELPGIYQQFHLASTGPSDAFDMAGFAFAGVPGVPHFCQGDDIAWGITNAMGDYQDLYLERLTRDDAGTLLVEVPGGNRVPAGVSTETILVRDAEPVAVQVITTPNGAVVFGGPEDTFAMSMRSPLLSEEVTFDAPLDLLFVRTVADVEVALANWVEPVNRAVIGHADGTVATHVAGRVPVRAPENYWLPVPGWDERYQWRGYERGSLGDPDFDATLRDPITVTANQRMSDVPALQPLTSECVEPFRADRIAVLLDELTSVSPADCADIHSDVRLEQAKVVQELLSRVRADSDEAEKVRQRLVAWDRSMEAESTDAYLYAEFRTQLVLGVANTDILAPLRGPHGFPAVFQPWFVPEPRLATALTSVVANTAGIGIDIEAVAVAALDAVVARVATFGATPTWGSVHRLAPIHGFDLVGASPQYPDLFATLRPTPLPLAGDAESVFANAAAVGTHLCITGAAARYVWDLADRNASRWIVPLGVSGDPSSDHFQDQAPRWAAGQLVEVVRDWDTLHAMSAAASTPSAAPSTEREPCPR; translated from the coding sequence ATGACCGCAACCCACACGAGCGGGCACCCGGACGTGGAGATCCTGCGAGACGGGCACGGCATCCCGCACGTCCGCGCGACGACGCCGGCGGGCGCGCTGTACGGTCAGGGCCGGGCATGTGGCGAGGACCGACGCTGGCAGATCGAGTTCATGCGGCTGCGCGCCGAGGGACGCACCGCCGAGGTCTTCGGAGCCTCGTGCATCGAGTGGGACACCTTCGCCCGCCGAGCCCAGCTCGACGCCGCGGCCAAACGGATCTTCGAGGCATCGTCGACCCGCACCCGCGATCTCGTCGCCGCCTACGCCGCCGGGGTGAACTGCACGCTCGACGACCCCGAGAAATCCGCTGCCGCACCGGAACTCGAGGCACTAGCGCATCGGCCACAACCGTGGCGTCCGTGGACACCGATCTCGGTGTTCATCATGCACCACGTACTGTTCGGACGGTTCACCACCAAGCTGTTCCGCCTGCACGCCTGCCGCACGCTCGGTCTGGATGCCCTGCGATTCTGGGACTTCGAGACACGGGAGACCGATCCCACGATGCCCGCGATGCCCGACGAGGCATTCCTGGACGAGATCCTGGCGATCACCCGGCCGGCGTCCCCGGAGGAGCCATCCCCCGCGGTCGACCTCGGTGACCCGATGTCGGGCAGCAACGCGTGGGGAGTCTCCGCGGAGCGCAGCTCGACCGGTGCGCCGATCGTCGCCGGCGACCCGCATCGCTTTCTCGAACTTCCGGGCATCTACCAGCAGTTCCATCTCGCCTCGACCGGTCCTTCGGACGCATTCGACATGGCCGGTTTCGCCTTCGCCGGCGTTCCCGGGGTCCCCCACTTCTGCCAGGGCGACGACATCGCCTGGGGCATCACGAACGCGATGGGTGACTATCAGGATCTGTACCTCGAGCGGTTGACGCGCGACGATGCCGGCACGCTCCTGGTCGAGGTGCCGGGCGGGAACCGGGTGCCGGCCGGGGTCAGCACCGAGACGATCCTGGTCCGGGACGCCGAACCCGTGGCGGTGCAGGTGATCACCACTCCGAACGGTGCCGTCGTCTTCGGCGGTCCCGAGGACACGTTCGCGATGAGCATGCGGTCTCCGCTGCTCTCCGAGGAGGTCACCTTCGACGCGCCGCTCGATCTGCTCTTCGTGCGGACCGTCGCCGATGTCGAAGTGGCGCTGGCCAACTGGGTCGAACCGGTCAACCGGGCAGTCATCGGCCATGCCGACGGCACCGTCGCCACCCACGTGGCCGGCCGGGTGCCGGTCCGTGCACCCGAGAACTACTGGCTGCCGGTACCCGGCTGGGACGAGCGCTACCAGTGGCGCGGATACGAGCGGGGTTCACTCGGCGATCCCGACTTCGACGCGACACTCCGGGACCCGATCACCGTCACCGCCAACCAGCGCATGTCGGATGTGCCTGCGCTACAACCGCTCACGAGCGAGTGTGTGGAGCCGTTCCGCGCCGACCGCATCGCGGTACTGCTCGACGAGCTCACGTCCGTGAGTCCGGCGGACTGTGCCGACATCCACTCCGACGTGCGGCTCGAGCAGGCGAAAGTGGTCCAGGAGTTGCTGTCTCGCGTGCGAGCCGACAGCGACGAGGCCGAGAAGGTCCGGCAGCGACTGGTCGCCTGGGACCGCTCCATGGAGGCCGAGAGCACCGACGCCTACCTGTACGCCGAGTTCCGCACCCAGTTGGTCCTCGGTGTGGCGAACACCGACATCCTCGCCCCGCTGCGCGGGCCGCACGGCTTCCCGGCGGTGTTCCAGCCGTGGTTCGTTCCCGAACCGCGCCTCGCCACCGCACTGACCTCGGTCGTCGCCAACACGGCGGGGATCGGCATCGACATCGAGGCCGTGGCGGTCGCCGCCCTCGACGCCGTGGTGGCCCGGGTCGCCACCTTCGGTGCCACACCCACCTGGGGCAGCGTCCACCGGCTGGCACCGATCCACGGATTCGACCTGGTCGGCGCATCGCCGCAGTATCCGGACCTGTTCGCGACCCTGCGTCCGACGCCGCTCCCGCTGGCCGGCGACGCCGAGAGCGTTTTCGCCAACGCCGCGGCGGTCGGCACGCACCTGTGCATCACCGGTGCCGCGGCCCGCTATGTGTGGGACCTCGCCGACCGGAACGCGAGCCGCTGGATCGTCCCGCTGGGCGTGAGCGGCGACCCCAGTTCCGATCATTTCCAGGACCAGGCGCCGCGGTGGGCGGCGGGCCAACTGGTCGAGGTCGTCCGCGACTGGGACACATTGCACGCCATGTCCGCAGCGGCGTCGACGCCGTCCGCCGCCCCGTCGACCGAGAGGGAACCATGCCCGCGTTGA
- a CDS encoding pyridoxal phosphate-dependent decarboxylase family protein, with amino-acid sequence MSEDRRSSWGVSRFARPGDGWADVGRGLAEIAAAVSDHHHGAPLPSGDPVAVLGGVTALLGPHGIPENGIGESEALTRLARLVAEFGLDLTHPMAAAHLQPAPLSVAVAADALASATNASLDTYDSGPATLALETWTVQSLARLAGFGEHAGGVFSPGGSISNLLALMIARDHTAARRGVDVRHDGVGALQRPVVFCSRVAHFSVHRACAALGLGETAVIPVEVDSQHRMIPEALEAAIRESGAATPLAIVATAGTTDFGTVDPLGEIADIAERHEIWLHVDAAYGFGSLFSDRLAGLLTGVERADSVTLDLHKVGWQPAAASLMLLSDADRFVSLNRSVAYLNPDDDVEAGYSGLLGQTLQTTRRPDVLKVATTLLAYGRRTLGEMLDRCNDLAVYAEQRVATELQLELIAPVTLTTVVFRYRCTDLDTVNGELRRRLIADGKALIGRTQVRVPGEDEPQTCLKLTLLNPETAESDIDELFDELLRVALEVESEGTAAPGAETHSEEMVRVSE; translated from the coding sequence GTGTCCGAAGATCGCCGATCCAGTTGGGGTGTCTCGCGATTCGCCCGTCCCGGCGACGGGTGGGCCGACGTCGGACGCGGCCTGGCCGAGATCGCCGCCGCGGTCAGCGACCACCACCACGGCGCCCCGCTGCCCAGCGGTGATCCCGTCGCGGTGCTGGGCGGGGTGACAGCACTGCTCGGTCCGCACGGAATCCCGGAGAACGGGATCGGCGAATCGGAGGCGCTGACCCGACTCGCTCGCCTGGTGGCCGAGTTCGGCCTCGACCTCACCCACCCGATGGCCGCCGCGCACCTGCAACCCGCTCCCCTGTCGGTGGCGGTCGCCGCCGACGCGCTGGCATCGGCGACCAATGCCTCACTCGACACCTATGATTCGGGTCCGGCCACGCTCGCGCTCGAGACGTGGACCGTGCAGTCCCTGGCGCGTCTGGCCGGTTTCGGTGAACACGCCGGCGGTGTCTTCAGCCCCGGCGGGTCGATCTCGAACCTGCTGGCGCTGATGATCGCGCGCGATCACACTGCCGCACGCCGAGGTGTCGACGTGCGTCACGACGGAGTCGGGGCGTTGCAGCGTCCGGTCGTCTTCTGCTCGCGTGTGGCTCACTTCTCGGTCCACCGTGCTTGTGCGGCACTGGGACTGGGCGAGACCGCGGTGATCCCGGTCGAGGTCGACTCGCAGCACCGGATGATCCCGGAGGCCCTCGAGGCGGCGATCCGGGAGTCCGGCGCGGCCACCCCGCTGGCGATCGTCGCCACCGCGGGCACCACCGACTTCGGCACCGTCGACCCGCTCGGCGAGATCGCCGACATCGCCGAGCGTCACGAGATCTGGTTGCACGTCGACGCCGCCTACGGATTCGGTTCGCTGTTCTCCGATCGCCTCGCCGGTCTGCTCACCGGTGTCGAGCGCGCCGACTCGGTCACCCTGGACCTGCACAAGGTCGGCTGGCAGCCGGCCGCCGCGAGCCTCATGCTCCTGTCCGACGCGGATCGCTTCGTGTCCCTGAACCGGTCGGTGGCCTACCTCAACCCCGACGACGACGTGGAGGCCGGATACAGCGGCCTCCTCGGTCAGACCTTGCAGACGACCCGACGTCCCGATGTTCTCAAGGTCGCGACGACCCTGCTCGCCTACGGGCGCCGCACCCTGGGAGAGATGCTCGACCGGTGCAACGATCTCGCGGTGTACGCCGAGCAGCGAGTCGCCACCGAGCTGCAGCTCGAACTCATCGCGCCGGTCACGCTGACCACCGTCGTGTTCCGCTACCGCTGCACCGATCTCGATACGGTCAACGGGGAACTGCGGCGTCGGCTGATCGCCGACGGCAAGGCCCTCATCGGCCGTACCCAGGTGCGGGTGCCGGGCGAGGACGAGCCGCAGACCTGCCTGAAGCTGACGCTCCTCAACCCGGAGACCGCGGAGAGCGACATCGACGAGCTGTTCGACGAGCTCCTGCGAGTCGCCCTCGAGGTGGAGTCCGAAGGCACCGCCGCGCCCGGCGCGGAAACACACAGTGAAGAAATGGTGAGAGTGTCCGAATGA
- a CDS encoding condensation domain-containing protein, with protein sequence MPALTEERLTLLRRRIAQAGDISPARSADAPDTAVPFGEFGIAERRMWRIYELDPDSVSHNIGLVLGFGGSRTLSSVVASAELLVERFRVLSSVVETDDAGTPSRRAVSRSGSWDASGTVWTWGLSETAASGIGTGADADAAATALTRTPFDLRSEVPLRLRVSGSDGDVTMILVVHHLAVDDTSWPLLLGTLVSGSWPGDITAETRPETTDPTAAADATDNAVRHALATWAAEDVRYPLTGELPTESAADSWLSPMHDRYGIKVAAPVAADSLTAFGRVAQIVGATPNALLIGVCSLAAFALTGAADHVLVVPADNRRRAQSPQDVGYCGNIIPMRFRIDPDDTVEQALRDAGSVIYRAMEHSGTDFGPILTALRQQGGRFPVIEIMASVRPAPLRGIPQPADAPVTCHSVFNGIANYPLSIAFEADDDSTHVEVDHQPGIVPDAVADRATAVLTALVDLIPTSLHHSVSALLEVLDERAPQKGSAG encoded by the coding sequence ATGCCCGCGTTGACCGAAGAGCGACTCACACTGCTGCGCCGTCGGATCGCGCAGGCGGGTGACATCAGTCCCGCTCGCTCCGCCGACGCACCGGACACAGCCGTACCGTTCGGCGAGTTCGGGATCGCCGAGCGTCGGATGTGGCGGATCTACGAGCTGGACCCGGACTCGGTGTCGCACAACATCGGACTCGTGCTGGGGTTCGGCGGGAGCCGGACGCTGAGTTCGGTCGTCGCCTCCGCCGAACTACTCGTCGAACGGTTCCGGGTGCTGAGCTCCGTGGTCGAGACCGACGACGCGGGCACACCGAGTCGACGCGCCGTGTCGCGCTCGGGATCGTGGGACGCATCGGGAACGGTGTGGACCTGGGGACTCTCGGAGACGGCTGCGAGCGGCATCGGCACCGGTGCCGATGCCGATGCCGCGGCGACCGCCCTGACGCGGACGCCGTTCGATCTTCGCTCGGAAGTGCCACTCCGGCTGCGCGTCTCGGGGTCGGACGGAGACGTCACGATGATCCTGGTGGTCCACCACCTGGCGGTCGACGACACCTCGTGGCCACTGCTCCTCGGCACCCTGGTGTCGGGTTCCTGGCCCGGAGACATCACCGCCGAAACCCGCCCGGAGACAACCGATCCCACTGCCGCGGCGGATGCGACGGACAACGCGGTCCGACATGCACTCGCGACCTGGGCCGCCGAGGACGTCCGCTACCCGCTCACGGGTGAGCTGCCCACGGAGAGCGCCGCCGACAGCTGGCTGTCGCCGATGCACGACCGCTACGGCATCAAGGTCGCCGCCCCGGTCGCGGCCGACTCGCTGACCGCTTTCGGGCGGGTCGCCCAGATCGTCGGGGCGACACCCAATGCATTGCTGATCGGGGTCTGCTCACTGGCGGCGTTCGCGCTGACCGGCGCGGCCGACCACGTCCTCGTGGTACCGGCCGACAACCGGCGACGGGCACAGTCACCGCAGGATGTCGGCTACTGCGGCAACATCATCCCGATGCGATTCCGCATCGACCCCGACGACACCGTCGAACAGGCCCTCCGCGATGCGGGTTCGGTGATCTACCGGGCAATGGAACACTCCGGCACCGATTTCGGGCCGATCCTCACCGCGTTGCGGCAGCAGGGTGGTCGATTCCCCGTCATCGAGATCATGGCCTCGGTCCGGCCCGCGCCCCTGCGCGGGATCCCGCAACCAGCCGACGCACCGGTCACCTGCCACTCGGTCTTCAACGGGATCGCCAACTACCCGCTCTCCATCGCCTTCGAGGCCGACGACGACAGCACCCATGTCGAGGTGGATCATCAGCCGGGGATCGTTCCCGACGCGGTGGCCGACCGGGCCACCGCGGTACTCACCGCGCTCGTCGACCTGATCCCGACGTCGTTGCACCACTCCGTCTCCGCGCTCCTCGAGGTCCTCGACGAGCGCGCTCCGCAGAAGGGCAGCGCCGGATGA
- a CDS encoding IucA/IucC family protein, which translates to MTLQDIETTQGFAVRTAGGSGARSHRQTYHTRIAKKILAEFSHERALDPVATGDGGYLVSSADGRTEYHFRADRLALDSWAIDESSLRRVQDGAELPIDAIAMIVDLAPLVGIGPQALPEYLEEFINTLAISAERPDVRRIAAADLAHADFQTIEATMTEGHPCIVANAGRLGFSAEDIERYAPEVGNHFRLVWLAARREDCDVATVDDVDYDALLLDELGAETLAGFDAALVEAGCDPADYRYLPVHPWQWVEKVQKLYSADIAGRRIVEVGTSPDLYQAQQSIRTVFNATTPTRNYVKVALSIVNMGFTRGMSADYMRTTPLINNWVRRLVADDQYLAAIGFEMIFEVAAIGYRSPTFTPITQPGSEYRKILSALWRQSPVPLTAADEQLSTMAALLHVDHLGEPLVGAFIERSGVPATEWVRRYLRTYLHPIAYLLYRYELKFSPHGENLILVLADGIPVRAILKDIGEEVSVFGKAEGLPESCARVRTTEPDEIRNLGVLSDVFDDFLRPLAEVLHTHGIVDDDEFWSLVGESLREFVAAHPELEDRLTRWDLFAPEFGAVHMNGLQLRNNKRMVDIEDSYASLIDAGHRLANPVASHRDR; encoded by the coding sequence TTGACTCTCCAGGACATCGAGACCACGCAGGGGTTCGCGGTGCGCACGGCCGGGGGGTCGGGTGCGCGAAGCCATCGCCAGACGTATCACACCAGGATCGCGAAGAAGATCCTCGCCGAGTTCTCCCACGAGCGGGCGCTCGATCCGGTGGCGACCGGAGACGGCGGCTATCTCGTCTCCTCCGCCGACGGCCGCACCGAATACCACTTCCGCGCCGATCGTCTCGCCCTGGACAGCTGGGCGATCGACGAGTCGTCGTTGCGTCGTGTACAGGACGGCGCCGAACTCCCGATCGACGCGATCGCCATGATCGTCGACCTCGCACCGTTGGTGGGCATCGGACCCCAGGCGCTGCCGGAGTACCTCGAGGAGTTCATCAACACCCTGGCCATCAGCGCCGAGCGCCCGGACGTACGCCGCATCGCGGCAGCAGATCTCGCGCACGCCGACTTCCAGACCATCGAGGCGACGATGACCGAGGGGCATCCGTGCATCGTCGCCAACGCCGGCCGTCTCGGATTCAGTGCCGAGGACATCGAGCGGTATGCGCCCGAGGTCGGCAACCACTTCCGCCTCGTCTGGCTGGCCGCCCGTCGCGAGGACTGTGACGTCGCCACCGTCGACGATGTCGACTACGACGCGTTGCTCCTCGACGAGCTGGGCGCGGAGACCCTGGCGGGTTTCGACGCCGCGCTCGTCGAAGCCGGTTGCGACCCTGCGGATTACCGGTACCTGCCGGTCCACCCCTGGCAGTGGGTCGAGAAGGTACAGAAGCTGTACTCCGCCGACATCGCCGGTCGGCGCATCGTCGAGGTGGGGACGAGTCCTGACCTCTACCAGGCCCAGCAGTCGATCCGTACGGTGTTCAACGCCACCACGCCGACCCGCAATTACGTCAAGGTCGCGCTGTCCATCGTGAACATGGGGTTCACACGCGGGATGTCGGCCGACTACATGCGTACGACACCGCTCATCAACAACTGGGTCCGCAGACTCGTCGCCGACGACCAGTACCTCGCGGCGATCGGTTTCGAGATGATCTTCGAGGTCGCCGCGATCGGTTACCGCAGCCCGACCTTCACGCCGATCACCCAGCCGGGATCGGAGTACCGCAAGATCCTGTCGGCGCTGTGGCGCCAGAGTCCGGTGCCGTTGACCGCCGCCGACGAGCAATTGTCGACCATGGCCGCGCTGCTGCACGTCGATCACCTGGGCGAGCCGTTGGTGGGCGCGTTCATCGAACGTTCGGGAGTCCCGGCGACCGAGTGGGTCCGCCGCTACCTGCGGACCTATCTGCATCCCATCGCCTACCTGCTCTACCGGTACGAGCTGAAGTTCTCCCCGCACGGCGAGAACCTCATCCTGGTTCTCGCCGACGGCATTCCGGTGCGCGCCATCCTGAAGGACATCGGCGAGGAGGTGTCGGTGTTCGGGAAGGCGGAGGGACTCCCCGAGAGCTGCGCCCGTGTCCGGACCACCGAGCCGGACGAGATCCGCAACCTGGGTGTCCTGTCGGATGTCTTCGACGACTTCCTGCGCCCGCTCGCCGAGGTCCTGCACACACACGGCATCGTCGACGACGACGAGTTCTGGTCACTTGTCGGCGAGAGCCTGCGCGAGTTCGTGGCCGCCCATCCCGAACTGGAGGACCGTCTCACCCGTTGGGACCTGTTCGCACCGGAGTTCGGAGCGGTGCACATGAACGGTCTGCAGTTGCGCAACAACAAGCGCATGGTCGACATCGAGGACTCCTATGCCTCACTGATCGACGCCGGTCACCGGCTCGCCAATCCGGTTGCATCGCACAGGGACCGGTGA
- a CDS encoding GNAT family N-acetyltransferase, whose protein sequence is MTISSAPTYDLNSVDLDDVSHAATVHGWLTHPKAKYWDMLDSSVADVEKMIRESAEATAGTPYGMRLGYHDGHPQFLFELYDPATSELADPASGYVPADGDIGMHLLVAHAEQSLPGFTGAVMLHIMRTAILEVGAARVVVEPDVRNKAVHRLNASVGFRVDGDYPVGNKTAHLSYCTRADFLAVTDNGRSVGPVEVTDLGA, encoded by the coding sequence ATGACCATTTCCTCCGCACCGACCTACGACCTGAACTCGGTCGATCTCGACGACGTGTCGCACGCCGCGACCGTCCACGGATGGCTCACCCATCCCAAGGCCAAGTACTGGGACATGCTCGACAGCTCGGTCGCCGACGTGGAGAAGATGATTCGCGAGTCGGCGGAGGCCACGGCCGGTACGCCTTATGGAATGCGCCTGGGCTACCACGACGGGCACCCGCAGTTCCTGTTCGAGCTCTACGACCCGGCCACCAGTGAACTCGCCGACCCCGCCAGCGGTTACGTGCCCGCCGACGGCGACATCGGCATGCATCTGCTGGTCGCCCACGCCGAACAGTCGCTTCCCGGCTTCACCGGCGCGGTGATGCTGCACATCATGCGCACCGCGATCCTCGAGGTCGGCGCCGCCCGCGTCGTCGTCGAGCCGGACGTCCGCAACAAGGCCGTGCACCGCCTGAACGCGAGCGTGGGATTCCGGGTCGACGGGGACTACCCCGTCGGGAACAAGACCGCGCACCTGAGCTACTGCACCCGAGCCGATTTCCTCGCGGTGACCGACAACGGCAGGTCTGTCGGACCGGTCGAGGTCACGGACCTGGGGGCGTAG